From Triticum aestivum cultivar Chinese Spring chromosome 4A, IWGSC CS RefSeq v2.1, whole genome shotgun sequence, a single genomic window includes:
- the LOC123088667 gene encoding E3 ubiquitin-protein ligase RING1-like, with protein MSSSAPQQRYYCHQCDRAVSIAAPASRDDEVFCPLCAGGFVEELLDDEDPPNPSPPLHPFFPLASFXXXRNPSDLAGVLGPPSPSAPRASANPTNNQFDVTDFLHGHLGGLLSGGATIQIVLEGSSFPGGFASFGAGGPVPVPGGVSLGDYFMGSGLEQLIQQLAENDPSRYGTPPAAKAAVAALPDVAVSADMMAADGGAQCAVCMDDFLLGAAAKQLPCNHVFHKDCILPWLDLHSSCPVCRHEMPTDDPDYENHQRQAAAATPAAAAAAPASPGGGGPSPRVMERRFRISLPWPLRAAFAAQQAESSDQDGAGSGDYSNDPDASGRSYDDLD; from the exons atgtcgtcGTCGGCGCCGCAGCAGCGCTACTACTGCCACCAGTGCGACCGCGCCGTCTCCATCGCCGCGCCGGCCTCCCGGGACGACGAGGTCTTCTGCCCGCTCTGCGCCGGGGGCTTCGTCGAGGAGCTCCTCGACGACGAggaccccccaaaccctagcccccctctCCACCCCTTCTTCCCCCTCGCCAGCTTC NNNNNNNNNCGCAACCCCAGCGACCTCGCCGGGGTCCTCGGCCCGCCATCCCCCTCCGCGCCCCGCGCCTCCGCCAACCCCACCAACAACCAGTTCGAcgtcaccgacttcctccacggcCACCTCGGCGGCCTCCTCTCGGGCGGCGCCACCATCCAGATCGTCCTCGAGGGCTCCTCCTTCCCCGGCGGCTTCGCCTCCTTCGGCGCCGGcggccccgtccccgtccccggcGGGGTCAGCCTCGGCGACTACTTCATGGGATCCGGCCTCGAGCAGCTCATCCAGCAGCTCGCCGAGAACGACCCCAGCCGCTAcggcaccccgcccgccgccaaggccgccgtcgccgccctgcccGATGTCGCCGTCTCTGCCGACATGATGGCCGCCGACGGGGGCGCCCAGTGCGCCGTCTGTATGGACGACTTCCTGCTCGGCGCCGCCGCCAAGCAGCTCCCCTGCAACCACGTCTTCCACAAGGACTGCATCCTGCCATGGCTCGATCTCCACAGCTCCTGCCCTGTCTGCCGCCATGAGATGCCCACCGATGACCCTGACTATGAGAACCACCAGCGCCAGGCTGCTGCCGCTacccctgctgctgctgcggcggcgccTGCATCCCCTGGTGGTGGCGGCCCTTCACCTAGGGTCATGGAGAGGAGGTTCAGGATCTCCCTGCCCTGGCCTCTCAGGGCCGCTTTTGCCGCGCAGCAGGCGGAGAGCAGCGACCAGGATGGTGCTGGCTCTGGTGACTACAGCAACGATCCAGATGCGAGCGGTCGCTCATATGATGATCTCGACTGA